A window from Citrobacter amalonaticus encodes these proteins:
- the murE gene encoding UDP-N-acetylmuramoyl-L-alanyl-D-glutamate--2,6-diaminopimelate ligase, producing MADRNLRDLLAPWVSGLPARELREMTLDSRVAAAGDLFVAVKGHQADGRRYIPQAIAQGVAAIIAEAKDEATDGEVREMHGVPVIYLSQLNERLSALAGRFYHEPSENMRLVGVTGTNGKTTTTQLLAQWSQLLGETSAVMGTVGNGLLGKVIPTENTTGSAVDVQQVLSGLVDQGATLCAMEVSSHGLVQHRVAALKFAASVFTNLSRDHLDYHGDMEHYEAAKWLLFSTHRCGQAIINADDEVGRRWLAKLPDAVAVSMEDHINPNCHGRWLKAVEVNYHDSGATIRFSSSWGEGEIESRLMGAFNVSNLLLALATLLALGYPLADLLKTAARLQPVCGRMEVFSAPGKTTVVVDYAHTPDALEKALQAARLHCTGQLWCVFGCGGDRDKGKRPLMGAIAEEFADVVVVTDDNPRTEEPRAIIDDILAGMLDAGRAKVMEGRAEAVTNAIMQAKDNDVVLVAGKGHEDYQIVGTQRLDYSDRVTAARLLGVIA from the coding sequence GTGGCAGATCGTAATTTGCGCGACCTTCTTGCTCCGTGGGTATCAGGTTTACCTGCGCGAGAACTGCGAGAGATGACACTCGACAGCCGTGTGGCTGCGGCGGGCGATCTCTTTGTGGCAGTGAAAGGTCATCAGGCGGACGGGCGTCGATATATCCCGCAGGCGATAGCGCAAGGTGTGGCTGCCATTATTGCAGAGGCAAAAGACGAGGCAACCGACGGTGAAGTGCGTGAAATGCACGGCGTACCGGTTATCTATCTCAGCCAGCTTAACGAGCGTTTATCTGCGCTGGCGGGCCGCTTTTATCACGAGCCATCTGAAAACATGCGTCTGGTCGGCGTCACCGGCACGAACGGTAAAACCACCACGACCCAACTGCTGGCGCAGTGGAGCCAACTGCTCGGCGAAACCAGCGCAGTAATGGGCACGGTTGGAAACGGTCTGCTCGGTAAAGTGATCCCAACGGAAAATACCACCGGCTCGGCCGTAGACGTTCAGCAGGTGCTGTCGGGGCTGGTTGATCAGGGTGCGACTCTGTGCGCGATGGAAGTCTCTTCCCACGGTCTGGTGCAGCATCGCGTCGCGGCGCTGAAATTTGCCGCCTCGGTGTTTACCAATTTAAGCCGTGACCATCTGGATTATCATGGCGATATGGAGCATTACGAAGCCGCGAAATGGCTACTTTTCTCCACGCACCGTTGTGGGCAGGCAATTATCAACGCGGATGATGAAGTCGGTCGCCGTTGGCTGGCGAAACTGCCGGATGCCGTGGCCGTCTCAATGGAAGATCATATCAACCCTAACTGTCATGGCCGGTGGCTGAAGGCCGTCGAGGTGAATTATCACGACAGCGGCGCGACCATCCGCTTCTCCTCAAGCTGGGGCGAGGGTGAAATTGAAAGCCGTCTGATGGGCGCGTTTAACGTCAGTAATCTGTTGCTGGCGCTGGCCACGCTGCTGGCGCTGGGCTATCCACTGGCTGACTTGTTGAAAACTGCTGCGCGTCTGCAACCCGTTTGCGGGCGTATGGAAGTCTTTAGCGCGCCGGGTAAAACCACCGTGGTTGTCGATTATGCCCATACCCCTGATGCGCTGGAAAAAGCGCTACAGGCGGCGCGTCTGCACTGCACCGGGCAACTCTGGTGCGTCTTTGGCTGCGGCGGCGATCGTGACAAAGGGAAGCGCCCACTGATGGGGGCGATTGCCGAAGAGTTCGCTGATGTTGTGGTCGTAACGGACGACAACCCGCGTACTGAAGAGCCGCGCGCCATTATCGACGACATTCTGGCAGGTATGCTGGATGCTGGTCGTGCAAAAGTGATGGAAGGCCGTGCCGAAGCGGTGACCAACGCCATTATGCAGGCGAAAGATAACGATGTCGTGCTGGTGGCAGGTAAAGGGCACGAGGATTACCAGATTGTCGGTACGCAGCGTCTCGACTATTCCGACCGCGTAACTGCGGCGCGCCTGCTGGGGGTGATCGCATGA
- the ftsL gene encoding cell division protein FtsL: MISRVTEALSKVKGSIGSNERHALPGVIGDDLLRFGKLPLCLFICIIVTAVTVVTTAHHTRLLTAQREQLVLERDALDIEWRNLILEENALGDHSRVERIATEKLQMQHVDPSQENIVVQK, translated from the coding sequence ATGATCAGCAGAGTGACAGAGGCCCTCAGCAAAGTTAAGGGATCGATTGGAAGCAACGAGCGCCATGCTTTGCCTGGCGTGATCGGTGACGATCTTTTGCGATTTGGGAAGCTGCCACTCTGCCTGTTCATTTGCATCATTGTGACGGCGGTGACGGTGGTAACAACCGCGCACCACACACGATTACTGACTGCGCAACGCGAACAACTGGTTCTGGAGCGCGATGCGCTGGATATCGAGTGGCGCAACCTGATTCTTGAGGAGAATGCCCTCGGCGATCATAGCCGGGTTGAACGGATCGCAACGGAGAAGCTGCAAATGCAGCATGTTGATCCCTCACAAGAAAATATCGTAGTGCAAAAATAA
- the murD gene encoding UDP-N-acetylmuramoyl-L-alanine--D-glutamate ligase, with product MADYQGKNVVIIGLGLTGLSCVDFFLARGVTPRVMDTRATPPGLDKLPEAVERHVGSLNDDWLLAADLIVASPGIALAHPSLSAAADAGVEIVGDIELFCREAQAPIVAITGSNGKSTVTTLIGEMAKAAGVNVGVGGNIGLPALMLLDAERELYVLELSSFQLETTFSLQAAAATILNVTEDHMDRYPFGLQQYRAAKLRVYENAKVCVVNADDALTMPIRGADARCVSFGVNMGDYHLNRQQGETWLRVKGEKVLNVKEMKLSGQHNYTNALAALALADAAGLPRASSLKALTTFTGLAHRFQLALDHNGVRWINDSKATNVGSTEAALNGLHVDGTLHLLLGGDGKSADFSSLSRYLEGDRVRLYCFGRDGAQLAALRPEIAEQTETMEEAMRLLAPRVKSGDMVLLSPACASLDQFKNFEQRGDVFTRLAKELG from the coding sequence ATGGCTGATTACCAGGGTAAAAACGTCGTCATTATCGGTCTGGGATTAACCGGACTCTCTTGCGTGGACTTTTTCCTCGCTCGTGGCGTAACCCCTCGCGTGATGGATACCCGTGCGACACCGCCGGGACTGGATAAGTTACCGGAGGCAGTAGAGCGTCATGTCGGCAGTCTGAACGACGACTGGCTGCTGGCGGCGGATCTGATTGTGGCAAGCCCTGGTATCGCCCTCGCGCATCCGTCACTGAGCGCAGCGGCTGATGCGGGTGTTGAGATTGTTGGCGATATCGAGTTGTTTTGCCGTGAAGCGCAGGCACCGATTGTGGCGATCACCGGTTCGAACGGGAAAAGCACCGTCACGACGCTGATAGGTGAAATGGCGAAAGCGGCAGGTGTGAACGTCGGCGTTGGCGGCAACATTGGCCTGCCCGCCTTGATGCTGCTGGATGCAGAACGCGAACTGTATGTCCTTGAACTCTCCAGCTTCCAGCTGGAAACCACGTTCAGCCTGCAGGCGGCCGCGGCCACTATTCTGAACGTTACTGAAGATCACATGGACCGGTATCCGTTTGGTTTACAACAGTATCGCGCGGCAAAACTGCGCGTTTACGAGAATGCGAAAGTCTGTGTGGTCAATGCCGATGATGCGTTGACGATGCCGATTCGTGGAGCCGATGCGCGTTGTGTGAGCTTTGGCGTCAACATGGGCGATTATCACCTTAACCGTCAGCAGGGCGAGACCTGGCTGCGGGTGAAGGGTGAGAAAGTGCTAAACGTGAAAGAGATGAAGCTTTCCGGCCAGCATAACTACACCAACGCGCTGGCGGCGCTGGCGCTGGCGGATGCGGCAGGTTTACCGCGCGCCAGCAGCCTGAAAGCGCTGACGACGTTCACTGGTCTGGCGCATCGGTTCCAGTTAGCGCTGGATCATAACGGTGTGCGCTGGATTAACGACTCGAAAGCGACCAACGTCGGCAGCACCGAAGCGGCGCTGAACGGCCTGCATGTTGATGGCACGCTGCATCTGTTGCTGGGCGGCGATGGTAAATCGGCGGACTTCTCTTCGCTGAGTCGTTATCTGGAAGGCGATCGCGTGCGGTTGTACTGTTTTGGTCGGGATGGCGCGCAACTGGCGGCGCTGCGCCCGGAAATTGCGGAACAAACCGAGACGATGGAAGAGGCGATGCGCCTGCTGGCGCCGCGCGTGAAGTCAGGCGATATGGTGCTGTTGTCTCCGGCCTGCGCCAGCCTCGATCAGTTTAAGAATTTTGAGCAACGGGGTGATGTCTTTACCCGTCTGGCGAAGGAGCTGGGTTGA
- the murF gene encoding UDP-N-acetylmuramoyl-tripeptide--D-alanyl-D-alanine ligase — MIRVTLSQLAGILGGELKGGDLSLDAVTTDTRKLTPGCLFVALKGERFDAHDFAEQAKEGGAGALLVSRPLAVDLPQVIVQDTRLAFGELAAWVRAQVPARVVALTGSSGKTSVKEMTAAILSQCGNTLYTAGNLNNDIGVPMTLLRLTQEYDYAVIELGANHQGEIAWTVSLTRPEAALVNNLAAAHLEGFGSLAGVAKAKGEIFTGLPENGIAIMNADNNDWLNWQNIIGDRKVWRFSPNATNSDFTATNVHVTSHGTEFLLQTPGGSIDVLLPLPGRHNIANALAAAALSMAVGATLEAIKTGLANLKAVPGRLFPVQLAENQLLLDDSYNANVGSMTAAVQVLSEMPGYRVLIVGDMAELGAESEACHVQVGEAAKAAGIDCVLSSGKLSKAISDASGVGEHFADKAALIARLQTLIAEQQIITILVKGSRSAAMEEVVRALQEKGSC, encoded by the coding sequence ATGATTCGCGTAACGCTCAGCCAACTCGCCGGTATTCTCGGCGGCGAACTGAAAGGGGGCGATCTGTCCCTTGATGCCGTCACCACCGATACGCGTAAGCTGACGCCGGGCTGCCTGTTTGTGGCGCTCAAAGGCGAACGTTTTGATGCTCACGATTTTGCCGAACAGGCAAAAGAGGGGGGGGCGGGCGCACTCTTGGTTAGCCGTCCGCTGGCGGTTGATTTGCCACAGGTGATTGTGCAAGACACCCGTCTGGCCTTCGGCGAACTGGCTGCGTGGGTTCGCGCTCAGGTTCCGGCACGCGTGGTGGCGTTAACCGGCTCGTCCGGTAAAACCTCTGTGAAAGAGATGACGGCGGCGATTCTCAGCCAGTGTGGCAATACGCTCTATACCGCAGGCAACCTGAATAACGACATTGGCGTACCGATGACGCTGCTGCGCTTAACCCAGGAATATGACTATGCGGTCATTGAGTTAGGTGCCAACCACCAGGGCGAAATCGCCTGGACCGTCAGCCTGACGCGTCCGGAAGCGGCACTGGTCAACAACCTGGCGGCGGCGCATCTGGAAGGCTTCGGTTCGCTGGCGGGAGTGGCGAAGGCGAAGGGCGAAATTTTTACCGGTCTGCCTGAAAACGGCATTGCCATTATGAATGCCGATAACAATGACTGGTTGAACTGGCAGAACATTATCGGCGATCGAAAAGTCTGGCGTTTTTCACCGAATGCTACCAACAGCGATTTCACTGCCACCAATGTCCATGTGACGTCACATGGCACCGAATTTTTACTGCAAACGCCTGGCGGAAGCATTGATGTACTGCTGCCATTGCCCGGACGTCACAATATCGCCAATGCCCTGGCGGCGGCAGCGTTGTCGATGGCTGTTGGTGCGACGCTGGAGGCGATCAAAACCGGTCTGGCAAATTTAAAAGCGGTACCGGGCCGTCTGTTCCCTGTCCAGTTAGCGGAAAACCAACTGCTGCTTGATGATTCGTATAACGCCAACGTCGGGTCAATGACCGCCGCGGTACAGGTGCTGTCCGAAATGCCGGGTTACCGTGTGCTGATTGTCGGCGATATGGCCGAACTGGGCGCAGAAAGCGAAGCCTGCCACGTGCAGGTCGGTGAGGCAGCGAAAGCGGCAGGCATCGACTGCGTATTGAGTTCAGGGAAACTGAGCAAGGCTATCAGCGATGCGAGTGGCGTCGGCGAACATTTTGCGGATAAAGCCGCGCTGATCGCGCGTCTGCAGACGCTGATTGCAGAGCAACAGATAATTACCATTTTGGTGAAAGGTTCACGTAGTGCCGCCATGGAAGAGGTCGTACGCGCATTACAGGAGAAAGGATCATGCTAG
- the ftsW gene encoding cell division protein FtsW: MRLSLPRLRLPRLPGFGILGWIFAALKGWVMASRDKDSDSLIMYDRVLLWLTLGLAAIGFIMVTSASMPVGQRLAGDPFLFAKRDALYIFLAFCLAMITLRLPMEFWQKYSTTMLIASIIMLLIVLVVGSSVNGASRWIALGPLRIQPAEFTKLSLFCYLANYLVRKVDEVRNNLRGFLKPMGVILVLAILLLAQPDLGTVVVLFVTTLAMLFLAGAKLWQFIAIIGMGISAVVLLILAEPYRIRRVTSFWNPWEDPFGSGYQLTQSLMAFGRGEMWGQGLGNSVQKLEYLPEAHTDFIFAIIGEELGYIGVVLALLMVFFVAFRAMSIGRKALEIDHRFSGFLACSIGIWFSFQALVNVGAAAGMLPTKGLTLPLISYGGSSLLIMSTAIMFLLRIDYETRLEKAQAFTRGSR; the protein is encoded by the coding sequence ATGCGTTTATCTCTCCCTCGCCTGAGACTGCCGCGCCTGCCGGGATTTGGCATCCTGGGATGGATCTTTGCGGCGCTTAAAGGCTGGGTGATGGCCTCACGGGACAAAGATTCTGACAGTCTGATCATGTACGATCGCGTGCTGCTATGGCTGACGTTAGGCCTTGCGGCGATCGGTTTCATCATGGTGACGTCGGCATCCATGCCCGTTGGGCAGCGTCTGGCGGGCGATCCGTTTCTGTTTGCCAAGCGTGATGCGCTCTATATTTTTCTGGCATTTTGTCTGGCGATGATCACGCTGCGTCTGCCGATGGAGTTCTGGCAGAAATACAGTACCACGATGCTGATCGCCTCGATCATCATGCTGTTGATCGTGCTGGTAGTAGGGAGTTCGGTGAACGGCGCATCGCGTTGGATTGCATTGGGTCCTCTGCGTATTCAGCCTGCGGAATTTACCAAGCTGTCGCTGTTCTGCTATCTGGCGAACTACCTGGTGCGCAAGGTTGACGAAGTTCGTAATAACCTGCGCGGCTTTTTAAAGCCGATGGGCGTGATTCTGGTACTGGCGATCTTGCTGCTGGCGCAACCTGACCTCGGTACGGTGGTCGTGCTGTTCGTGACCACGCTGGCGATGCTGTTTCTGGCTGGGGCAAAGTTGTGGCAGTTCATTGCCATTATCGGCATGGGGATTTCTGCGGTCGTACTGCTGATTCTCGCCGAACCGTATCGTATTCGCCGCGTAACCTCGTTCTGGAACCCGTGGGAAGATCCGTTTGGTAGCGGATACCAGCTTACCCAGTCACTGATGGCATTCGGTCGCGGTGAAATGTGGGGGCAGGGGCTGGGCAACTCGGTACAGAAACTGGAGTATCTGCCGGAAGCGCATACGGACTTTATCTTCGCCATCATTGGGGAAGAACTGGGTTATATCGGTGTGGTATTGGCGCTTTTAATGGTATTCTTCGTCGCTTTTCGCGCGATGTCGATTGGCCGCAAAGCGCTGGAGATCGACCACCGCTTTTCCGGATTTTTGGCCTGTTCCATCGGTATCTGGTTTAGTTTTCAGGCTCTGGTGAACGTCGGCGCGGCGGCAGGCATGCTGCCAACTAAAGGTCTGACGCTGCCGCTTATCAGTTATGGTGGCTCGAGTTTGCTGATTATGTCGACGGCCATCATGTTTTTGTTGCGAATTGATTATGAAACGCGCCTGGAAAAAGCACAGGCGTTTACACGAGGTTCACGATGA
- the ftsI gene encoding peptidoglycan glycosyltransferase FtsI — protein MKAAAKTLKPKRQEEQANFISWRFALLCGCILLALGFLLGRVAWLQIIAPDMLVRQGDMRSLRVQEVATSRGMITDRSGRPLAVSVPVKAIWADPKEVHEAGGITVGDRWRALSTALNIPLDQLSARINANPKGRFIYLARQLNPDMADYIKKLKLPGIYLREESRRYYPSGEVTAHLIGFTNVDSQGIEGVEKSFDKWLTGQPGERIVRKDRYGRVIEDISSTDSQAAHNLALSIDERLQALVYRELNNAVAFNKAESGSAVLVDVSTGEVLAMANSPSYNPNNLSGTPKDAMRNRTITDVFEPGSTVKPMVVMTALQRGVVRENSVLNTVPYRINGHEIKDVARYSELTLTGVLQKSSNVGVSKLALAMPSSALVDTYSRFGLGKATNLGLVGERSGLYPQKQRWSDIERATFSFGYGLMVTPLQLARVYATIGSYGVYRPLSITKVDPPVPGERIFPESTVRTVVHMMESVALPGGGGVKAAIKGYRIAIKTGTAKKVGPDGRYINKYIAYTAGVAPASQPRFALVVVINDPQAGKYYGGAVSAPVFGAIMGGVLRTMNIEPDALATGEKSEFVINQGEGTGGRS, from the coding sequence ATGAAAGCAGCGGCAAAAACGCTAAAACCAAAACGTCAGGAAGAACAGGCCAACTTTATCAGTTGGCGTTTTGCGTTGCTGTGCGGCTGCATTTTACTGGCGCTGGGTTTCTTGCTGGGCCGCGTCGCCTGGCTGCAGATTATCGCGCCTGACATGCTGGTCCGTCAGGGCGACATGCGTTCGCTTCGCGTACAGGAAGTGGCAACGTCGCGCGGTATGATAACCGACCGTTCGGGCCGTCCGCTGGCCGTCAGCGTACCGGTGAAAGCTATCTGGGCCGATCCAAAAGAGGTTCATGAAGCCGGGGGCATTACCGTTGGCGACCGCTGGAGAGCGCTCTCCACCGCCCTGAATATTCCCCTCGATCAACTGTCTGCCCGGATCAACGCCAACCCGAAAGGGCGTTTTATCTATCTGGCGCGTCAGTTAAACCCGGATATGGCGGATTACATCAAAAAGCTAAAGCTGCCGGGTATTTATCTGCGCGAAGAGTCCCGTCGTTACTATCCTTCCGGCGAAGTGACCGCTCACCTCATTGGTTTTACCAACGTGGATAGCCAGGGGATTGAAGGCGTTGAGAAGAGTTTTGACAAATGGCTCACCGGTCAACCGGGCGAGCGTATTGTGCGTAAAGACCGCTACGGTCGCGTCATTGAAGATATCTCTTCTACCGACAGCCAGGCGGCGCATAACCTCGCGCTGAGCATTGATGAACGCCTACAGGCGCTGGTGTATCGCGAACTGAACAATGCGGTGGCGTTTAACAAGGCAGAATCCGGGAGCGCGGTGCTGGTTGATGTGAGTACCGGCGAAGTGCTGGCAATGGCGAACAGCCCGTCCTACAACCCGAACAACCTGAGCGGCACGCCAAAAGACGCGATGCGTAACCGTACCATTACCGACGTTTTCGAGCCGGGTTCTACCGTCAAACCGATGGTGGTGATGACCGCGCTCCAGCGCGGCGTGGTGCGGGAAAACAGCGTGCTCAATACCGTTCCCTACCGAATTAACGGCCACGAAATCAAAGACGTGGCGCGCTACAGCGAATTGACCCTGACCGGGGTTTTACAGAAGTCGAGTAACGTCGGTGTTTCTAAGCTGGCGTTAGCGATGCCGTCCTCAGCGTTAGTAGATACTTACTCACGTTTTGGGCTAGGAAAGGCGACCAATTTGGGGTTGGTCGGAGAACGCAGTGGCTTATATCCTCAAAAACAACGGTGGTCTGACATAGAGAGGGCCACCTTCTCTTTCGGCTACGGGCTAATGGTAACCCCGTTACAGTTAGCGCGAGTCTACGCAACGATTGGCAGCTATGGCGTTTATCGTCCGCTGTCGATTACCAAAGTGGATCCCCCGGTTCCCGGCGAGCGCATTTTCCCGGAATCGACTGTACGTACCGTTGTGCACATGATGGAAAGCGTGGCGTTGCCGGGCGGCGGTGGGGTGAAGGCGGCGATTAAAGGTTATCGCATCGCCATTAAAACCGGTACCGCGAAGAAAGTTGGTCCGGATGGCCGCTATATCAACAAATACATTGCTTATACCGCAGGCGTTGCGCCTGCGAGTCAGCCGCGCTTCGCGCTGGTTGTTGTTATCAACGATCCGCAGGCGGGTAAATACTACGGCGGCGCCGTTTCCGCGCCGGTATTCGGTGCCATCATGGGCGGCGTTCTGCGCACCATGAACATCGAACCGGATGCGCTGGCAACGGGCGAAAAAAGTGAATTCGTAATTAATCAAGGCGAGGGAACAGGTGGCAGATCGTAA
- the murG gene encoding undecaprenyldiphospho-muramoylpentapeptide beta-N-acetylglucosaminyltransferase has product MSGQAKRLMVMAGGTGGHVFPGLAVAHHLMSQGWEVRWLGTADRMEADLVPKHGIDIDFIRISGLRGKGVKALLAAPLRIFNAWRQARAIMKSFNPDVVLGMGGYVSGPGGLAAWSLGIPVVLHEQNGIAGLTNKWLARIATKVMQAFPGAFPNAEVVGNPVRTDVLALPLPQDRLAGREGPIRVLVVGGSQGARVLNQTLPQVAARLGDAVTIWHQSGKGAQQTVEQAYADVGQPQHKVTEFIDDMAAAYAWADVVVCRSGALTVSEIAAAGLPALFVPFQHKDRQQYWNALPLEKAGAAKILEQPQFTVDAVASTLSGWSRESLLTMAERARAASIPDATERVANEVIRAARA; this is encoded by the coding sequence ATGAGTGGTCAAGCGAAGCGGTTAATGGTGATGGCGGGCGGTACCGGCGGGCACGTGTTCCCGGGACTGGCGGTCGCGCACCATTTAATGTCCCAGGGCTGGGAAGTTCGCTGGCTGGGTACCGCAGATCGTATGGAAGCGGATTTAGTCCCTAAGCATGGCATCGATATTGACTTCATCCGTATCTCCGGATTGCGCGGAAAAGGCGTGAAAGCGCTGTTGGCCGCCCCTTTGCGTATTTTCAACGCATGGCGTCAGGCGCGCGCAATCATGAAAAGTTTTAACCCCGATGTGGTGCTGGGGATGGGCGGGTATGTTTCCGGTCCCGGCGGTCTGGCCGCGTGGTCACTGGGCATTCCAGTCGTGTTGCACGAGCAAAATGGTATCGCCGGGTTAACGAATAAATGGCTGGCGAGAATTGCTACCAAGGTCATGCAGGCGTTTCCTGGCGCGTTTCCGAATGCGGAAGTGGTCGGGAACCCGGTACGTACAGACGTGCTGGCGCTGCCGTTGCCGCAGGATCGTCTTGCCGGACGCGAAGGTCCGATTCGTGTGCTGGTGGTCGGCGGATCGCAGGGCGCTCGCGTGCTGAACCAGACCCTGCCGCAGGTTGCCGCCAGACTGGGTGATGCGGTGACTATCTGGCATCAGAGCGGGAAAGGCGCGCAGCAGACCGTAGAACAGGCCTATGCCGACGTGGGGCAACCCCAGCATAAGGTAACGGAATTTATTGATGACATGGCGGCCGCCTACGCGTGGGCCGATGTGGTGGTCTGTCGTTCTGGCGCATTGACGGTAAGTGAGATTGCCGCCGCCGGTTTACCGGCGCTGTTTGTGCCGTTTCAACATAAAGACCGACAGCAGTACTGGAATGCGCTGCCGCTGGAAAAAGCGGGCGCAGCCAAAATTCTCGAGCAGCCGCAGTTTACTGTGGATGCCGTCGCCAGCACCCTGTCCGGGTGGTCGCGAGAAAGTTTGTTAACCATGGCAGAACGTGCCCGCGCTGCATCCATTCCGGATGCCACCGAGCGTGTCGCAAATGAAGTGATCCGGGCTGCCCGGGCGTAA
- the mraY gene encoding phospho-N-acetylmuramoyl-pentapeptide-transferase — protein MLVWLAEHLVKYYSGFNVFSYLTFRAIVSLLTALFISLWMGPRMIARLQKLSFGQVVRNDGPESHFSKRGTPTMGGIMILTAIVISVLLWAYPSNPYVWCVLVVLIGYGIIGFVDDYRKVVRKDTKGLIARWKYFWMSVIALGVAFALYLAGKDTPATELVVPFFKDVMPQLGLFYVLLAYFVIVGTGNAVNLTDGLDGLAIMPTVFVAGGFALVAWATGNMNFANYLHIPYLRHAGELVIVCTAIVGAGLGFLWFNTYPAQVFMGDVGSLALGGALGIIAVLLRQEFLLVIMGGVFVVETLSVILQVGSFKLRGQRIFRMAPIHHHYELKGWPEPRVIVRFWIISLMLVLIGLATLKVR, from the coding sequence ATGCTAGTTTGGCTGGCCGAACATTTGGTCAAATATTATTCCGGCTTTAACGTCTTTTCCTATCTGACGTTTCGCGCCATTGTCAGCCTGCTGACCGCACTGTTCATCTCATTGTGGATGGGCCCGCGCATGATCGCCCGTCTGCAAAAACTCTCCTTCGGTCAGGTTGTACGTAACGATGGTCCGGAGTCCCACTTCAGCAAGCGCGGCACGCCGACGATGGGTGGGATCATGATCCTGACGGCGATCGTTATTTCCGTTCTGCTGTGGGCCTATCCGTCAAACCCGTACGTCTGGTGCGTATTGGTGGTGTTGATTGGTTACGGCATTATCGGCTTCGTCGATGACTACCGCAAAGTGGTCCGCAAAGACACCAAAGGCCTGATTGCGCGCTGGAAATACTTCTGGATGTCGGTCATTGCGCTGGGTGTTGCTTTCGCACTGTACCTCGCCGGGAAAGACACGCCAGCGACAGAGCTGGTGGTGCCGTTCTTCAAAGACGTCATGCCGCAGTTGGGGCTGTTCTACGTTCTGCTGGCGTATTTCGTGATTGTCGGCACCGGTAATGCGGTGAACCTGACTGACGGTCTGGATGGTCTGGCGATTATGCCAACCGTCTTCGTCGCGGGGGGATTCGCGCTGGTGGCGTGGGCGACCGGTAACATGAATTTTGCCAACTATCTGCATATTCCGTACTTACGTCATGCCGGCGAACTGGTAATCGTCTGTACGGCGATTGTCGGCGCGGGCTTAGGATTTCTGTGGTTTAACACCTATCCGGCGCAGGTCTTCATGGGCGACGTCGGATCGCTGGCGCTGGGCGGCGCGCTTGGCATTATCGCCGTGCTGCTACGTCAGGAGTTCCTGCTGGTGATCATGGGTGGGGTATTTGTCGTGGAGACCTTGTCGGTGATATTGCAGGTCGGTTCCTTCAAGTTGCGCGGGCAGCGTATCTTCCGCATGGCACCGATTCATCACCACTATGAACTGAAAGGCTGGCCGGAACCGCGCGTGATTGTGCGCTTCTGGATTATTTCGCTGATGCTGGTCCTGATTGGTCTGGCAACGCTGAAGGTACGTTAA